One segment of Acetoanaerobium noterae DNA contains the following:
- a CDS encoding molybdopterin molybdotransferase MoeA translates to MISIQNALEIILEETKLQPTQEVGILEASGYILAQDIFSKDTLPPFNKSAMDGYAYNMDKANDTKTLKVVALVKAGDYYEKELNPGEAVKIMTGAPVPASADTVIEIEKVKAEKDTIIIESPVKKGSNIIFKGEELVSGDLVLETGKQITPADIGLLASLGYPKVSIYKPPTVACLVTGDELVDIDQEISKGKIRNCNTYTLEAMINQIKALPVAFDIIPDDKEVLKATVLKAFETCDFIVSTGGASVGDFDFVLEVLEEIGAEIKFTKVAIKPGKPITFAKYNNKLFFSLPGNPMSVITAFEQFVKPSLRQSMGNMTMEHVETIPMKIGDGFKLRKGRTKYIFVNVEKVGDEYIAYNTSSQCSNHLMTVSKSDAVLIIPENIEDVNKGDIHNGRFIFK, encoded by the coding sequence ATGATAAGCATTCAAAATGCGCTTGAAATAATTTTAGAGGAAACTAAGCTACAGCCCACACAAGAGGTAGGCATTTTAGAAGCCAGTGGTTATATTTTAGCACAAGACATCTTTTCAAAGGACACATTGCCTCCATTTAACAAATCAGCTATGGATGGATATGCCTATAATATGGATAAAGCTAATGATACTAAAACTCTTAAAGTAGTAGCTCTAGTAAAAGCTGGTGACTATTATGAAAAAGAGTTAAATCCAGGTGAAGCTGTAAAAATTATGACAGGAGCGCCAGTTCCAGCTAGTGCAGATACGGTTATAGAAATTGAGAAAGTAAAGGCTGAGAAAGACACGATAATAATTGAATCACCAGTTAAAAAAGGAAGTAATATTATTTTTAAAGGAGAAGAACTTGTTTCGGGAGATTTAGTTTTAGAAACAGGGAAACAAATTACTCCAGCAGATATTGGACTATTGGCATCTTTAGGATATCCTAAAGTTTCAATATATAAACCTCCCACAGTAGCATGCCTAGTTACAGGCGATGAATTAGTGGATATAGATCAAGAAATATCAAAAGGAAAGATACGAAACTGCAATACCTATACGCTTGAGGCAATGATAAACCAAATAAAAGCACTTCCAGTAGCATTTGACATAATTCCAGACGATAAAGAGGTACTGAAAGCTACAGTTTTAAAAGCCTTTGAGACTTGTGATTTTATAGTAAGCACAGGGGGAGCTTCTGTTGGAGACTTTGATTTCGTGCTAGAGGTGTTAGAAGAAATTGGCGCTGAAATAAAATTTACAAAGGTTGCTATTAAGCCTGGAAAGCCAATAACCTTTGCTAAGTACAATAATAAATTGTTTTTCAGTCTTCCAGGAAATCCAATGTCTGTAATCACAGCTTTTGAACAATTTGTAAAACCAAGCCTAAGACAATCCATGGGAAATATGACTATGGAGCATGTAGAAACTATACCAATGAAAATAGGGGATGGGTTTAAGCTAAGAAAAGGAAGAACTAAATATATCTTCGTAAATGTTGAAAAGGTCGGTGACGAATATATAGCTTACAATACTAGCTCTCAATGCTCAAACCACCTTATGACTGTATCAAAATCAGATGCAGTGCTTATAATTCCAGAGAATATCGAGGATGTAAATAAAGGGGATATTCACAATGGCAGATTTATTTTTAAATAG
- the rsmH gene encoding 16S rRNA (cytosine(1402)-N(4))-methyltransferase RsmH: MTENQKPKRRARYKGTHPKTFKEKYKEHDPEKYSDEIEKAIQRGNTPAGMHISIAVNEILEFFQIKPGQIGFDATLGYGGHTLEMLKCLEHQGCIFATDVDPIESQKTKARLESLGYGEDMLKIRNMNFSEIDKISKEAGKFDFILADLGVSSMQIDNPDRGFTYKREGPLDLRLNPEKGISAAERLKEMNQYEIEGMLLENSDEPHAEIISKAIIKRFEEGEKIETTSQLRDLIEDTLSFIPSKDREQEIKKTCQRVFQALRIDVNQEFEVLYDFLEKLPAVLAPNGKVLIMSFHSGEDRLVKKSFKNYYREGIYSEISTDVIRPSAEECNRNPRARSTKIRFAIRA, from the coding sequence ATGACTGAAAACCAAAAACCTAAAAGGCGAGCTCGCTACAAAGGTACTCATCCTAAAACATTTAAAGAAAAATATAAAGAGCATGACCCAGAAAAATATTCTGATGAAATTGAAAAAGCAATTCAAAGAGGAAATACTCCTGCAGGTATGCATATCTCCATTGCGGTAAATGAAATCTTAGAATTCTTTCAAATCAAACCTGGTCAAATTGGTTTTGATGCAACTCTTGGTTATGGTGGGCACACACTTGAAATGCTTAAATGTCTCGAGCATCAAGGCTGTATTTTTGCCACGGATGTAGACCCAATCGAATCTCAAAAAACAAAAGCACGTCTTGAATCGCTTGGATATGGTGAAGATATGCTTAAAATTAGAAATATGAACTTTTCTGAAATAGATAAGATTTCTAAGGAAGCTGGAAAATTCGATTTTATTCTTGCTGATTTAGGTGTATCCTCTATGCAGATTGATAATCCTGATAGAGGTTTTACTTACAAAAGAGAAGGCCCTCTAGATTTACGTCTAAATCCAGAAAAAGGAATTTCGGCGGCAGAGCGCCTAAAAGAAATGAATCAATATGAAATAGAAGGTATGCTTTTAGAAAACTCTGATGAGCCTCATGCAGAGATAATTTCAAAAGCAATTATTAAAAGATTTGAAGAAGGCGAAAAAATAGAAACAACTAGCCAGCTTAGAGACTTAATAGAAGATACTCTTAGCTTTATACCTTCTAAGGATCGTGAGCAAGAAATCAAAAAAACTTGCCAGCGTGTTTTTCAGGCTTTACGAATTGATGTAAATCAAGAATTTGAAGTTCTTTATGATTTCCTTGAAAAGCTGCCAGCTGTATTAGCTCCAAATGGAAAAGTTCTAATTATGTCCTTCCACTCTGGAGAAGATCGTTTAGTGAAAAAATCATTCAAAAATTATTATCGCGAAGGTATTTATTCAGAAATATCAACTGATGTAATTAGACCTTCGGCTGAAGAATGTAATAGAAATCCAAGAGCACGTTCAACAAAAATACGCTTTGCAATTCGTGCTTAA
- a CDS encoding DUF1846 domain-containing protein, producing MKIGFDPKKYLEEQSKFILERVNDYDKLYLEFGGKLLFDMHAKRVLPGFDENAKIKLLQKLKDKLEVIICVYAGDIERNKIRGDFGITYDLDVLRLIDDLRSYGLDVNSVVITRYEDQPSANIFMNKLERRNIKVYTHRATKGYPTDVDTIVSDEGYGKNPYIETTKPIVVVTAPGPGSGKLATCLSQLYHENKNGKIAGYSKFETFPVWNVPLKHPLNIAYEAATVDLKDINMIDSFHVDAYNQIAVNYNRDIETFPVLKRIIERITKKESVFKSPTDMGVNRVGYGIVDDEVVQEASKQEIIRRYFKVACEYKKGYADTDSLERIKLIMEELSLKPEDRKVVLPARERSTKLKEVEGENCVGSAMAIELNDGTILTGKASEVMDAAAAALLNAIKYYGNISDEIHLISPVILEPIRELKCKMSGNSTSYLNSEEILIALSICAATNHTAQIAMEKLLMLKNCQAHSTTILSAVDEQTYRQLGIDVTSDAEFASESLYYNN from the coding sequence ATGAAAATTGGCTTTGATCCGAAGAAGTATCTTGAAGAACAGTCTAAATTTATACTCGAGAGAGTAAATGACTATGACAAGCTCTATTTAGAGTTTGGTGGAAAGTTACTTTTTGACATGCATGCAAAAAGAGTACTTCCAGGCTTTGATGAAAATGCTAAAATTAAGCTACTTCAAAAACTTAAAGACAAGTTAGAAGTAATAATTTGTGTTTACGCAGGGGATATTGAGCGAAACAAGATTAGAGGCGATTTTGGTATTACTTACGACTTAGATGTGCTAAGATTAATCGATGATCTTAGAAGCTATGGACTAGATGTAAATAGCGTAGTTATTACTAGATATGAAGATCAGCCTTCTGCCAATATCTTTATGAACAAGCTAGAAAGAAGAAACATAAAGGTATATACACACAGAGCTACAAAAGGCTATCCTACAGATGTAGATACAATAGTAAGTGACGAAGGCTATGGAAAAAATCCATACATAGAAACTACAAAGCCAATAGTAGTAGTAACAGCACCAGGACCAGGAAGTGGAAAACTTGCAACTTGTCTTAGCCAGCTTTACCATGAAAATAAAAATGGAAAAATAGCGGGCTATTCAAAATTCGAGACTTTTCCTGTGTGGAATGTGCCTTTAAAGCATCCTTTAAACATAGCTTATGAAGCTGCTACAGTGGATTTAAAAGATATTAACATGATAGACTCTTTCCATGTGGATGCATATAATCAAATAGCTGTTAATTATAACAGAGACATAGAGACTTTTCCTGTATTAAAGAGAATTATTGAGAGAATAACTAAAAAGGAATCAGTTTTCAAATCACCTACGGATATGGGCGTTAATAGAGTGGGTTACGGAATTGTGGACGATGAAGTTGTTCAGGAAGCCTCAAAGCAAGAAATCATTAGAAGATATTTCAAGGTTGCTTGTGAATATAAAAAAGGATATGCAGATACTGATAGCTTAGAGCGTATCAAGCTTATCATGGAAGAACTGAGCCTAAAGCCTGAAGACAGAAAAGTTGTACTTCCTGCTAGAGAGCGTTCAACTAAATTAAAAGAAGTGGAAGGTGAAAACTGCGTAGGTTCTGCTATGGCTATAGAGCTTAACGATGGAACTATACTTACAGGAAAGGCTTCTGAAGTAATGGATGCAGCAGCTGCAGCCCTTCTAAACGCAATAAAATACTATGGAAATATATCTGATGAAATTCATTTGATATCTCCAGTTATATTAGAGCCTATAAGAGAGCTTAAATGTAAAATGAGCGGAAATTCAACTAGCTACTTAAATAGCGAAGAGATTCTTATAGCATTAAGCATTTGCGCAGCTACAAACCATACTGCTCAGATTGCTATGGAAAAACTGCTAATGCTTAAAAACTGCCAAGCTCATAGCACAACTATTTTGTCTGCAGTAGATGAGCAAACATACAGACAGCTAGGAATTGATGTAACTAGTGATGCAGAGTTTGCATCAGAGAGCTTGTATTATAACAATTAA
- a CDS encoding putative bifunctional diguanylate cyclase/phosphodiesterase — protein MSKAKFPLRIYILIVLFLCHLLSVTYESDLYGNIFSPIVAFYSSYVIYSSVKKRAQKETDLTWYFLFGFTFLWGIIDTLWLIYDSFLSIDVNDTLIPSLYTFPSIILAGLVLYVFGRVHKKWNKFQLLTDITGIGIILMILIWSFIFSKTSMRYESSFDFINTIVYMLTDFIALASYIVFYSSARKKKTPISFNIVFLGIFIYTFTDFYYAYLDLTETYIANTLIDSSYTLTCMLLALGSYFRSIRPIKDISVKAYDGLPYNYGNSKKFQILVVLPILVLLYPFVGWHNFLMILIIIGLHQLTSRYIQISIKTDYLLKKEQHINEYLEQAIQEKISDLKLANKALEEISNKDGLTGLYNRRYFLNNLDELINDASCSKFALLYMDMDRFKAINDTHGHEVGDQVLYSLSKRFTNHCKDNCTVYRVGGDEFAVIVKNYKDTSYLYDIIDSLLKISEFPIKIPPYVFNVSLSIGISKYPKDAKDRGTLLKYADIAMYEAKISHNNQKYFFFDNDLSERVQKKHSLEVMLKNSNFDNEFKLYYQPQYRTSDNKLVGMEALLRWIHPEEGFISPADFIPIAEETGIIFSLGEWVINQAMCQAKAWNQKYNMDLQVGINISPLQIENSDFVNRIRQKIHDEDIKPEWIDIEITEGVAMSSQVSMEEIFSGLANIGISISIDDFGTGYSSLSYIKRFDIDRLKIAKELIDNIAEDKNTLLIVKAIIMMARGMGLKTIAEGVEEPNQLEILKVLECDEIQGYIFGRPVPPDIFELEHIDKTIHSSN, from the coding sequence ATGAGCAAAGCTAAATTTCCACTAAGAATATATATATTGATTGTGCTTTTTCTCTGTCACCTTTTATCAGTAACCTATGAAAGTGATTTATATGGAAATATATTTTCTCCTATAGTTGCTTTTTATTCCTCTTATGTAATCTATTCCAGTGTTAAAAAAAGAGCTCAGAAAGAAACTGATTTAACCTGGTATTTTTTATTTGGCTTCACTTTCCTTTGGGGAATAATAGATACCCTTTGGCTTATTTATGACTCATTTTTAAGTATTGATGTCAATGATACTCTAATTCCTTCACTATATACTTTTCCGAGCATTATTCTTGCTGGACTAGTACTGTATGTTTTTGGAAGAGTTCATAAAAAATGGAATAAATTTCAGTTACTAACAGATATTACTGGAATAGGTATAATATTGATGATATTAATCTGGTCTTTTATATTTTCAAAGACTAGTATGAGATATGAATCAAGTTTTGATTTTATAAACACAATTGTTTATATGCTCACTGATTTTATAGCTCTTGCATCCTATATAGTTTTTTATTCATCTGCGAGAAAAAAGAAAACTCCTATAAGCTTTAATATTGTTTTCTTAGGCATATTCATCTATACCTTTACCGATTTTTACTATGCGTATTTAGATCTAACAGAAACATATATTGCTAATACATTAATTGACTCTTCATATACCTTGACATGTATGTTATTAGCTTTAGGTTCATATTTTAGAAGTATCCGTCCAATAAAAGATATCTCAGTTAAGGCTTATGATGGATTGCCCTATAACTATGGAAACTCAAAGAAATTTCAAATTCTTGTTGTTTTACCTATATTAGTGCTCCTATATCCTTTTGTTGGTTGGCATAATTTCCTTATGATTTTAATAATTATAGGCCTACATCAGCTTACTAGCAGATATATTCAAATATCTATAAAAACTGACTATCTGCTAAAAAAAGAACAGCATATTAACGAATATCTAGAGCAAGCAATTCAGGAAAAAATTTCTGATTTAAAGCTTGCAAATAAAGCTTTAGAAGAAATATCCAACAAAGATGGGCTTACTGGACTATATAACAGAAGATATTTTTTAAATAATTTAGATGAGCTTATAAATGATGCTTCTTGCTCCAAATTTGCACTTCTCTATATGGATATGGACAGATTTAAGGCTATCAATGATACTCATGGACATGAAGTTGGTGATCAAGTCCTTTATAGCCTGAGTAAAAGATTTACTAACCACTGCAAAGATAATTGTACCGTTTACAGGGTTGGTGGAGATGAATTTGCAGTTATAGTCAAGAACTACAAGGATACTTCTTATTTGTATGATATTATCGATTCTCTGCTAAAAATATCAGAATTTCCTATAAAAATTCCTCCTTATGTATTTAACGTTAGCCTAAGCATAGGAATTTCAAAATACCCTAAGGATGCTAAAGATAGAGGAACGCTGCTAAAATACGCTGATATTGCTATGTATGAGGCAAAAATATCTCACAATAACCAAAAATATTTTTTCTTTGACAATGATTTAAGTGAAAGAGTGCAAAAGAAACATAGCTTAGAGGTAATGCTAAAAAATTCAAATTTCGATAACGAATTTAAATTATACTATCAGCCACAATATAGAACCTCAGATAATAAATTAGTCGGAATGGAAGCTCTTCTAAGATGGATTCATCCTGAAGAAGGTTTTATTTCACCAGCTGACTTTATACCTATAGCTGAAGAAACTGGAATTATATTCAGTCTAGGTGAATGGGTAATTAATCAGGCAATGTGTCAAGCAAAAGCTTGGAATCAAAAATATAATATGGATTTACAGGTTGGTATTAATATTTCTCCACTTCAAATTGAAAACTCAGATTTTGTTAATAGGATAAGACAAAAAATCCACGACGAAGATATTAAACCAGAATGGATAGATATAGAAATAACCGAGGGCGTAGCTATGAGCTCTCAAGTTTCTATGGAAGAGATATTCTCTGGCTTAGCAAACATAGGAATAAGTATATCAATAGACGATTTTGGTACTGGATACTCGTCTCTGAGCTATATTAAAAGATTTGATATCGATAGACTTAAAATAGCAAAAGAGCTAATTGACAATATAGCTGAAGATAAAAATACTCTTCTCATAGTAAAAGCTATAATCATGATGGCTAGAGGAATGGGATTAAAGACAATAGCCGAAGGTGTAGAGGAACCAAATCAATTAGAAATACTAAAAGTATTAGAGTGCGATGAAATTCAAGGCTATATATTTGGAAGACCTGTTCCACCAGATATATTTGAGCTAGAGCATATAGACAAAACTATTCACTCTTCAAATTAA
- a CDS encoding 4Fe-4S dicluster domain-containing protein has protein sequence MNTFVIANPKKCIGCKACEIACAVAHIDKSVVTANKDEIPFSPRVNLIRADIVTTPIQCRQCEDAPCANVCPVSGIIHQDDKIIIKTEQCIGCKTCILACPIGAMNMVHDEATLKKESKLSDTTNLEPMVAIKCDLCVGREGGPACVEICPAEAFILVEQKDINEISKNKRKASTLRTV, from the coding sequence ATGAATACTTTTGTTATAGCAAATCCTAAAAAATGTATAGGCTGCAAGGCTTGTGAAATAGCATGTGCAGTAGCTCATATCGATAAATCCGTAGTTACAGCAAATAAGGACGAGATACCATTTTCACCTAGAGTAAATCTGATTAGAGCAGATATTGTTACAACTCCTATTCAGTGCAGACAATGTGAGGATGCTCCATGTGCCAATGTATGCCCAGTATCTGGGATAATACATCAAGACGATAAAATAATAATAAAGACTGAGCAGTGTATAGGCTGTAAGACTTGTATTTTAGCTTGCCCTATTGGAGCAATGAATATGGTTCATGATGAAGCAACCTTGAAAAAAGAGTCAAAGCTAAGCGACACTACTAACTTAGAGCCTATGGTAGCCATAAAATGCGATTTATGTGTAGGAAGAGAAGGCGGACCAGCATGTGTAGAGATATGCCCAGCTGAAGCTTTTATCTTAGTAGAGCAAAAGGATATAAATGAAATAAGTAAAAACAAAAGAAAAGCAAGTACTCTAAGAACAGTATAA
- the fdhF gene encoding formate dehydrogenase subunit alpha — protein sequence MQSVLTTCPYCGSGCTFYLNVKDGEIVSVTPNEKNAVNGGKLCSKGHFGFDFVHHNDRLKNPMIRKNEKLEEVSWEEAFEFITSKLKSTIKDHGPDSIASFSSARCTNEENYLMQKLMRAAIGTNNIDHCARLUHAPTVSGLGTAFGSGAMTNSIDEIDLMDEKDAIFAIGTNTTECHPIIGLKLLQAKDRGTKLVVADPRKTDLAMHADVWLRQKPGTDVALINAMINVILNENLADNEFINTRTENFEQMKETVLKYTPEYSEKITKVPAEKIREAARIIAKSNNTASYYTMGITQHTTGVDNVLSIANLAMVTGNLGKPKAGVNPLRGQNNVQGACDMGALPNVYPGYQAVTDPAIKEKFEKAWNKPLSDKVGLTIPNVLNEIMKDNVKVLYVFGENPVRSDPDVTHVKHCLEHLDCLIVQDIFLTETAELADVVLPGASFAEKDGTFSGTDRRVQRVRKAVEPIGNSMPDWLILSKLISSMGYPSDYKSPEEIFNEIRTVTPSYAGITYGRIENEVISWPCPTEDHKGTPILHIGKFSRGLGKFSAIEHRDPAEMPDKEYPLMLTTGRVVAHYHTGTMTRRCWGLNGTHPEESIEINPVDAANLNIEDGDEVSVTTRRGSLITKAQVTTRVPEGLTFITFHFTENPGNILTNSAADPITQTPEYKVCSVNVKKLDFSDFGCQKRKIFKKETQNAV from the coding sequence ATGCAGAGTGTTTTGACTACCTGTCCATACTGTGGCTCGGGTTGTACTTTTTATCTTAACGTTAAAGATGGGGAGATAGTTAGTGTAACTCCGAATGAAAAAAATGCAGTAAATGGGGGAAAGCTTTGTTCAAAAGGACATTTTGGTTTTGACTTTGTACATCACAATGACAGACTAAAAAATCCAATGATAAGAAAGAATGAAAAGCTAGAGGAAGTATCTTGGGAGGAAGCTTTTGAATTTATAACTTCAAAGCTAAAATCAACCATAAAAGACCATGGACCAGACAGTATAGCTTCATTTAGCTCGGCGAGATGCACTAATGAAGAAAACTATTTAATGCAGAAATTAATGAGAGCAGCGATTGGGACTAATAATATTGACCACTGCGCTAGACTCTGACATGCACCTACAGTGTCCGGTCTGGGCACAGCTTTTGGCAGTGGAGCAATGACAAACTCTATAGACGAAATTGATTTGATGGATGAAAAGGATGCGATTTTCGCAATAGGGACAAACACGACTGAATGTCATCCGATTATTGGACTAAAATTACTTCAAGCAAAGGATAGGGGAACCAAGCTTGTAGTAGCAGACCCTAGAAAAACTGATTTGGCTATGCATGCTGATGTATGGTTAAGACAAAAGCCTGGTACTGACGTAGCACTTATTAATGCTATGATAAATGTAATCTTGAATGAGAATCTAGCAGACAATGAATTTATAAATACTAGGACTGAAAACTTTGAGCAGATGAAGGAAACAGTTCTTAAATATACGCCAGAATACAGTGAAAAAATCACTAAGGTTCCAGCTGAAAAAATAAGAGAAGCAGCTAGAATAATTGCAAAATCAAACAATACTGCTTCCTACTACACAATGGGAATAACACAGCATACTACAGGAGTAGACAATGTGCTTTCTATTGCAAATTTAGCTATGGTAACTGGAAATCTTGGAAAACCAAAAGCTGGTGTTAATCCACTTAGAGGTCAAAATAACGTTCAAGGGGCTTGTGACATGGGAGCTCTTCCTAACGTTTATCCAGGATATCAAGCAGTTACGGACCCAGCAATAAAAGAAAAATTTGAAAAAGCTTGGAATAAGCCACTTAGCGATAAAGTAGGACTTACTATTCCTAATGTACTTAATGAAATAATGAAAGATAATGTTAAGGTTTTATATGTATTTGGAGAAAATCCAGTTAGAAGCGATCCAGATGTTACTCATGTAAAGCATTGTTTAGAGCATCTTGACTGTCTTATTGTTCAGGATATATTTTTGACTGAGACAGCTGAGCTTGCAGATGTAGTACTACCAGGAGCAAGCTTTGCAGAAAAAGATGGAACTTTTAGTGGAACAGACAGAAGAGTTCAAAGAGTAAGAAAGGCAGTTGAGCCTATAGGAAACTCTATGCCTGACTGGTTGATACTCAGCAAGCTGATTTCTTCTATGGGATATCCTAGCGATTATAAATCTCCTGAAGAAATATTCAATGAAATAAGAACTGTAACTCCTAGCTATGCAGGAATTACATATGGCAGAATAGAAAATGAAGTCATTTCTTGGCCATGTCCTACTGAAGACCATAAAGGAACACCGATATTACACATAGGGAAATTTTCTAGAGGATTAGGAAAGTTTTCTGCAATAGAACATAGAGACCCAGCTGAAATGCCTGATAAAGAGTATCCACTTATGCTTACTACTGGAAGGGTAGTGGCTCATTATCATACTGGAACTATGACAAGGCGCTGCTGGGGGCTAAATGGAACTCATCCAGAGGAATCTATAGAAATAAATCCTGTAGATGCTGCGAACTTAAACATAGAAGATGGAGATGAGGTATCTGTAACAACTCGCAGAGGTTCACTTATAACTAAAGCTCAAGTTACAACCAGAGTACCAGAAGGCTTGACTTTTATTACTTTCCACTTTACTGAAAATCCAGGTAATATTTTGACAAATAGTGCCGCAGATCCTATCACACAAACCCCTGAGTACAAGGTGTGTTCAGTTAATGTAAAAAAACTAGATTTTTCTGATTTTGGATGTCAAAAAAGAAAAATCTTTAAAAAAGAAACTCAAAATGCAGTGTAG
- a CDS encoding aldehyde ferredoxin oxidoreductase C-terminal domain-containing protein → MQKFIRIDMATLKHEITDVPEKYAGLGGRALTSSFVNDEVIPTCHALGKNNKIIFAPGLLSGTSAPNSGRMSVGAKSPLTGTIKESNTGGSSSQMLAKMGIKAFVIEGKPSDDKFYVIKLDMNGVTIEPAPAEILGGCGNYDAIRILGEKYGSHVGIAIIGPAGEHRLPSANISFKDPEGNIRSAGRGGLGAVLGSKNVKAIIIDETGASKVPVADPEAFAAASKVFAKALLDHPVAGQGLALYGTDVLVNIINEAGGLPANNFTGGRIDHNDNFSGETLNATITERGGDGKVSHGCHKGCVIRCSQWYPDKQGKYITSGFEYETIWGLGADAGIKDFDTIAYIDRAMDDVGVDSIEVAVAVATAMEGGLIPWGDGEKVLEIVKEMANPTPLARIIAGGTSIVGKVCGLYRVPVVKDQAIPAYDPRAIKGIGLTYATTTMGADHTAGYCISGNILKVGADIDPLKKEGQIEYARAMQIGTAAIDSTGMCLFVYFGIADSPAGYQALIDMINAQYGLSLTSDDVDELGKNVLRVERDFNKRAGFTNSHDRLPEFMEYEPIAPHNVVWDFSPEEIDEVMKF, encoded by the coding sequence ATGCAAAAATTTATTAGAATTGACATGGCTACTCTAAAACACGAAATTACAGATGTGCCAGAAAAATATGCTGGACTAGGTGGTAGAGCACTTACTTCTAGCTTTGTAAATGATGAAGTTATCCCAACATGTCATGCACTTGGAAAAAACAACAAAATAATCTTCGCTCCAGGTCTACTTAGCGGAACATCTGCACCAAACTCTGGACGTATGTCTGTAGGAGCTAAAAGTCCACTAACTGGAACTATTAAAGAATCAAATACTGGTGGTTCTTCTTCTCAAATGCTAGCTAAAATGGGAATTAAAGCATTTGTAATCGAAGGCAAGCCAAGTGACGATAAGTTTTATGTAATTAAATTAGATATGAATGGCGTTACTATCGAGCCTGCTCCAGCTGAAATTTTAGGCGGTTGCGGAAACTATGATGCTATTCGTATACTAGGCGAAAAATATGGTTCTCACGTTGGAATTGCAATTATAGGGCCTGCTGGTGAGCACAGACTACCATCTGCAAATATTTCGTTCAAAGACCCTGAAGGTAATATTAGAAGCGCTGGTAGAGGTGGACTAGGAGCAGTACTTGGTTCTAAAAATGTAAAGGCTATAATCATAGATGAAACTGGAGCAAGCAAAGTGCCAGTAGCTGACCCAGAAGCTTTTGCTGCTGCTTCTAAGGTTTTTGCAAAGGCTCTATTAGACCATCCAGTTGCAGGCCAAGGTCTTGCACTTTATGGTACAGATGTATTAGTTAATATTATTAATGAAGCAGGTGGACTTCCTGCAAACAACTTCACTGGCGGAAGAATAGACCACAATGACAATTTCTCTGGAGAAACTCTAAATGCAACTATCACTGAGCGTGGTGGAGATGGAAAAGTTTCACACGGATGTCATAAAGGATGCGTTATTCGTTGTTCTCAGTGGTATCCTGATAAACAAGGTAAATACATCACAAGTGGTTTTGAATATGAAACTATTTGGGGACTAGGCGCTGATGCTGGTATCAAAGATTTCGATACTATCGCATATATAGACCGCGCTATGGATGATGTAGGAGTTGACAGTATAGAAGTTGCTGTTGCTGTTGCTACTGCAATGGAAGGCGGATTAATTCCTTGGGGCGATGGAGAAAAGGTTCTTGAAATAGTTAAAGAGATGGCTAATCCTACTCCACTTGCTAGAATCATAGCTGGAGGAACATCTATAGTTGGAAAAGTTTGCGGACTATATCGTGTTCCAGTAGTAAAAGACCAAGCAATCCCAGCTTATGATCCACGTGCTATCAAAGGTATCGGCTTAACATATGCTACTACTACTATGGGCGCAGACCACACTGCAGGATACTGTATCTCAGGAAACATCCTAAAAGTTGGAGCAGACATAGATCCTCTTAAAAAAGAAGGTCAAATAGAGTATGCACGTGCTATGCAAATCGGTACAGCTGCAATTGACAGTACTGGAATGTGTCTATTTGTATACTTTGGTATAGCAGACAGCCCAGCTGGCTATCAAGCTCTTATTGATATGATAAATGCTCAGTACGGACTTAGCTTAACTTCAGATGATGTAGATGAGCTAGGAAAGAATGTGCTTCGCGTTGAAAGAGACTTCAATAAACGTGCTGGCTTTACAAATTCACATGATAGATTGCCAGAATTTATGGAATATGAACCTATAGCACCACATAACGTAGTTTGGGATTTCAGCCCTGAAGAAATCGATGAAGTTATGAAGTTCTAA
- a CDS encoding MoaD/ThiS family protein, with protein MMENSSKTIELRGFLQLDAFLKKKFGTMPVFLEIDGPISGLELSKQLEIKRDDIEVIFVNGFVQQVDYIINPGDRVAFLPPGCPGPYRIALGFYGKNQGNEANFKLKKDT; from the coding sequence ATGATGGAAAACTCAAGTAAAACAATAGAACTCAGAGGTTTTTTACAACTTGATGCCTTTTTAAAAAAGAAATTTGGAACCATGCCTGTATTTCTAGAAATCGATGGCCCTATAAGCGGTTTGGAGCTTTCTAAACAGCTAGAAATCAAGCGTGACGATATAGAAGTAATTTTTGTAAACGGTTTTGTTCAGCAGGTAGACTATATAATCAATCCTGGAGACCGCGTAGCCTTTCTGCCACCTGGATGTCCTGGCCCTTATAGGATTGCTTTAGGCTTTTATGGGAAAAATCAAGGAAATGAAGCAAATTTTAAACTCAAGAAAGACACCTAG